One genomic window of Cellulophaga sp. Hel_I_12 includes the following:
- a CDS encoding Pycsar system effector family protein, which yields MTDIISKTEAYVNELLSEKLDKAYLYHNLRHTQRVVKSTKELLNFYALAKEENIAILTAAWLHDVGYTLSKTDHETHSAVIAQEFLAKIGCDDDFIAQVSALILATKMGHDPKSLAEEIIKDADCSHFAQNSYLQTTELLRLELDYLDIAKFTTKEWRLKNIELFRTEHRFFTDYALKNWQTIKDENLAVLLKKEEKNSKLIKKEKLKVSLKNKSPERGIQTMFRVTMRNHLKLSDIADTKANILLSVNAIIISLILANLIPKLDNPSNDYLIVPAAIFVVFSVISMIMSILATRPNVTSGEFTKEDVKNKKVNLLFFGNFHKMKLQDYEWAIQELIKDQEYVYTSLTKDLYFLGLVLNKKYKLLRWTYTIFMIGMILSVIAFFVALKFYGPERIIQLPN from the coding sequence ATGACGGACATTATATCCAAAACTGAAGCTTATGTAAATGAGCTACTTAGCGAAAAACTCGACAAGGCATACCTATATCACAATCTGAGACATACACAAAGAGTCGTTAAAAGTACTAAAGAATTACTAAACTTTTACGCCTTAGCAAAAGAAGAAAATATTGCTATTCTTACAGCTGCATGGCTTCACGATGTGGGTTATACCTTAAGTAAAACAGATCATGAAACACATAGTGCTGTCATTGCTCAAGAATTTTTAGCAAAAATAGGATGTGATGATGATTTTATAGCGCAGGTAAGTGCTTTAATTTTAGCTACAAAAATGGGTCATGACCCGAAAAGTTTGGCTGAGGAAATCATCAAGGATGCAGACTGCTCTCATTTTGCACAAAACAGTTATCTGCAAACTACAGAGCTATTACGTTTAGAACTCGATTATTTAGATATTGCAAAATTTACAACAAAAGAATGGCGCCTTAAAAATATTGAGCTATTCCGGACGGAGCATCGATTTTTTACAGATTATGCCTTAAAAAACTGGCAAACTATTAAGGATGAAAATTTAGCAGTTCTTCTCAAAAAAGAAGAAAAAAATAGCAAGCTTATTAAAAAAGAAAAGTTAAAAGTAAGTCTTAAAAATAAAAGTCCTGAAAGAGGTATACAAACCATGTTTAGGGTCACCATGCGCAATCACTTAAAATTAAGTGATATTGCAGACACAAAGGCTAATATTCTACTGTCTGTAAACGCGATAATCATATCCTTAATTTTAGCCAATTTAATTCCTAAATTAGACAATCCTAGCAATGATTATCTCATAGTACCCGCAGCCATTTTTGTGGTTTTTAGTGTTATTTCGATGATCATGTCTATCCTGGCTACACGACCAAATGTAACCAGCGGAGAATTTACCAAAGAAGATGTAAAAAATAAGAAGGTAAATCTTTTATTTTTTGGAAATTTTCATAAAATGAAATTACAAGATTACGAGTGGGCTATTCAAGAACTTATTAAAGATCAAGAATATGTATATACTTCATTAACAAAAGATCTATACTTTCTAGGCTTAGTGCTTAATAAAAAATACAAATTACTACGCTGGACCTATACCATTTTTATGATCGGAATGATATTATCTGTTATTGCCTTTTTTGTGGCCTTAAAATTTTATGGCCCAGAACGTATTATCCAATTACCAAACTAA
- a CDS encoding cell surface protein, which translates to MDSKLQSPLDQIISFNKLLEQYDVLAQSENSFIAQKARYILDAQAPYPELREGFTDISLLEKHKDIIEIILQDTFSGVLTNNEIKAASLPYDNVIFNVSERFKKILEDADAVDNEFSPHLRNLPEHHLYILACTIVLSTHYKYQLDFKRPFFYDIPDKNGVMRHYRILYNADFMEILPTDKSKNLTKKDFNELLENFDDLALWKEKIPPKSFICKGFVISSMFDVTNEHAISEIKSSLIAKGKRGSEGFMKNLMQTFRSFFSVSDIKVGFVTYNSKKSQFEKVFGVGIESFLLQDNELEPCDEALCKSSYHKLINENTYFSISDVAALYERSGGARPFKNLKEQGIKSAIFAPIANEGELLGVLELVSMKKNALNSVNANKLEDIMPFIVSGVLRSMNEEVNRIDAIIQNECTSVHSAVYWKFKEEARQFMIDGMENKQVSFKEIVFNDVYPLYGQTDIKDSSLARNIGIQRDLMIQLSEIKGVINFALKVKKLPILEELLFRVQEYIQEVKDVLHTNSEQAIFKFIQKEIVPIFSFLKGQYADQGLFDLITAYESKIDPQTKSYYDHRRNYDQSVMLINKKLSSIIDGRQKEAQEMFPHYFERYKTDGVEHNMYIGATIAEDQPFHMLYLRNLRLWQLQVMCEMENEHYHLKPELTVPLDVASLILVYNTSLSIRFRMDEKRFDVDGTYNARYEIIKKRIDKSFIKGTNLRLTILGKMVVVYAQKSDELEYLRAIKFLKSKGCFGGKIEILELEGLQGVTGLKAIRVDIKYANSLSPEKKYTYEDLMAEINN; encoded by the coding sequence ATGGATAGCAAACTACAATCTCCACTAGATCAAATTATTAGTTTTAATAAATTATTAGAACAATATGATGTTTTAGCGCAAAGCGAAAATAGTTTTATCGCACAAAAAGCAAGGTATATTCTTGATGCTCAAGCACCGTATCCCGAATTAAGAGAAGGGTTTACGGATATTAGCTTGCTGGAAAAACATAAAGATATTATTGAAATAATTTTACAAGACACTTTTTCAGGAGTATTGACTAACAACGAAATTAAAGCAGCTTCTTTGCCTTATGATAATGTGATTTTTAATGTTTCTGAACGATTCAAAAAAATATTAGAAGATGCTGATGCCGTGGATAACGAATTTTCTCCACATTTACGGAACTTGCCGGAGCATCACCTTTACATTCTAGCGTGTACTATTGTTTTAAGTACACATTACAAGTATCAGTTAGATTTTAAGCGACCATTTTTTTATGACATTCCTGATAAAAATGGCGTTATGCGGCATTATAGAATTTTGTACAATGCAGATTTTATGGAAATTTTACCGACGGATAAGTCAAAAAATCTAACTAAAAAAGATTTCAACGAACTTCTAGAGAATTTTGATGATTTAGCCTTATGGAAAGAAAAAATTCCACCAAAGAGTTTTATTTGTAAGGGTTTTGTGATCTCGTCGATGTTTGATGTGACTAATGAACATGCCATTTCAGAAATAAAATCGAGTTTAATTGCAAAGGGCAAAAGGGGTAGTGAAGGTTTTATGAAGAATTTAATGCAAACCTTTAGATCTTTCTTTAGTGTTTCAGACATTAAAGTTGGTTTTGTGACCTATAATTCTAAAAAAAGTCAATTTGAAAAAGTTTTCGGGGTTGGTATTGAAAGCTTTTTACTTCAAGATAATGAATTAGAACCTTGTGATGAAGCGCTCTGCAAGTCTTCATATCATAAACTAATCAATGAAAATACTTATTTTTCGATTTCAGATGTGGCTGCGCTATATGAGCGATCAGGAGGCGCTAGGCCCTTTAAGAATTTAAAAGAACAAGGGATTAAAAGCGCGATATTCGCTCCAATAGCGAACGAAGGAGAACTGCTTGGCGTTCTAGAACTTGTGTCCATGAAAAAAAATGCACTGAACAGTGTAAATGCTAATAAATTAGAAGATATTATGCCTTTTATTGTTAGTGGCGTATTACGCTCCATGAACGAAGAGGTAAATAGAATCGATGCTATTATTCAAAACGAATGTACTTCTGTACATAGCGCTGTATACTGGAAGTTTAAGGAAGAAGCAAGACAATTTATGATTGATGGAATGGAAAATAAACAAGTTTCTTTTAAAGAAATTGTGTTTAACGATGTCTATCCATTATACGGTCAAACAGACATTAAAGATTCCTCTTTGGCACGAAATATTGGGATTCAACGCGATCTAATGATTCAGCTTTCTGAAATTAAGGGAGTTATAAATTTTGCGCTAAAAGTTAAAAAATTACCGATTTTAGAAGAATTACTATTTAGAGTTCAAGAGTATATTCAAGAGGTCAAAGATGTTTTGCATACCAATAGTGAACAGGCTATTTTTAAATTTATTCAAAAAGAAATAGTACCCATCTTTAGCTTCTTAAAAGGCCAATATGCAGATCAAGGATTATTTGATTTGATTACCGCCTACGAATCTAAAATAGACCCCCAAACAAAATCATATTACGATCATCGTAGAAATTATGATCAGAGCGTCATGTTAATCAACAAAAAACTTTCATCAATTATTGACGGAAGACAAAAAGAGGCTCAAGAAATGTTTCCTCATTATTTTGAACGGTATAAAACAGACGGCGTAGAGCATAACATGTATATTGGTGCTACTATAGCGGAAGACCAACCATTCCATATGTTGTATTTAAGAAACTTAAGGTTATGGCAGTTACAGGTGATGTGCGAAATGGAAAACGAGCACTACCACTTAAAGCCAGAACTTACAGTTCCATTAGACGTGGCATCACTTATTCTGGTGTATAATACCTCTTTATCCATTAGATTCAGAATGGATGAAAAGCGTTTTGACGTGGACGGAACCTATAATGCGAGGTATGAAATTATTAAAAAAAGGATTGATAAGTCATTTATTAAAGGCACTAATCTTCGTTTAACGATACTAGGTAAAATGGTGGTAGTCTACGCTCAAAAAAGTGATGAATTAGAATATTTAAGAGCGATAAAATTTTTAAAATCCAAAGGATGTTTTGGAGGTAAAATAGAAATTTTAGAACTAGAAGGTCTTCAAGGCGTTACTGGTCTAAAAGCGATACGTGTTGATATAAAATACGCAAATAGCCTTTCGCCCGAAAAGAAATATACCTATGAAGATCTTATGGCTGAGATTAATAATTAA
- a CDS encoding metallophosphoesterase: MSSKYRLSRAYKNAKILAFDNTSKFILFSDCHRGDNSFADDFANNRNIYFHALKFYLNEGFSYIELGDGDELWENTSFESVFNAHKNVYFLLQEFFKKDRLHMIWGNHDMVYKDSKLVAQNLDTYFDPVEGCTKALLPNLPYHEALILKHKDTRQELFLTHGHQADWWNYTFWRWGRFLVRVLWKPLQVWGIADPTSPAKNYKELIKIERRIKKWIVENKYLLTIVGHTHRPRFPQPSEIPFFNDGSCVHPRSITGIEIEHGAISLIKWNIETTDDGVLRVVRVLLEGPKKLSDYQKMNTV, encoded by the coding sequence ATGTCTTCAAAATACAGATTATCAAGAGCCTATAAAAATGCAAAGATCCTAGCTTTTGACAATACTTCAAAATTTATTCTATTTAGCGATTGCCATAGGGGAGACAACAGCTTTGCCGATGATTTTGCCAACAACAGAAACATTTATTTTCACGCCCTAAAATTCTACTTGAACGAAGGTTTTTCGTACATAGAACTAGGTGATGGTGATGAATTATGGGAGAATACTAGTTTTGAATCCGTTTTTAATGCGCATAAAAATGTATATTTTTTACTCCAAGAATTCTTTAAAAAAGATAGGTTGCACATGATTTGGGGAAATCATGATATGGTGTATAAGGATTCTAAATTAGTAGCGCAGAATTTAGATACTTATTTTGACCCTGTTGAAGGTTGCACTAAAGCCTTACTCCCAAACTTACCTTACCATGAGGCTCTAATTTTAAAACATAAAGATACCCGTCAAGAGCTATTTTTAACACATGGCCATCAAGCAGATTGGTGGAACTACACGTTTTGGAGATGGGGTCGCTTTTTAGTTCGAGTGCTTTGGAAACCTTTACAAGTATGGGGCATTGCAGATCCGACCAGCCCAGCCAAAAACTATAAAGAACTTATAAAAATAGAACGAAGAATTAAAAAATGGATTGTAGAAAACAAGTATTTATTGACTATTGTTGGCCACACGCATAGGCCAAGGTTTCCACAACCAAGTGAAATTCCTTTTTTTAATGACGGTAGCTGTGTACACCCACGGAGCATTACCGGTATAGAAATAGAACACGGAGCTATTAGCTTGATTAAATGGAATATTGAAACCACGGACGACGGCGTCTTAAGAGTTGTAAGAGTATTATTGGAAGGGCCTAAAAAATTAAGTGATTATCAAAAAATGAATACTGTTTAA
- a CDS encoding acylase, whose protein sequence is MQTLLKSILITFLLLTSCKTEPGSALESDKYKAYTDHVEIIRDDFGVPHIYGKTDADAVFGLLYAQCEDDFNRVEQNYIWATGRLAEVEGEEALYSDLRAKLFMTEEEAKANYENSPEWLKKLCDAFADGINYYLKTHPEVQPKLLTQFEPWMPMYFSEGSIGGDIERISTNKLKAFYENGIEIPKAEILAIEKEAATLEPQGSNGIAISGKLTESGNPLLLINPHTSFFFRPEVHVVSEEGLNAYGAVTWGQFFVYQGFNEKTGWMHTSTYTDVMDEFKETITQLEDKIVYQYGEELRPVTVGEVVLKYKEGDSIKEKKFPRYSTHHGPITHSVDGQWTASAMMWEPVKALEQSFVRTKQTGYKGFKEMMDIRTNSSNNTVYADAEGNIAYFHGNFVPKRDVSFDYSMPVDGSNPKTDWQGLHTVDENILLLNPENGWFQNCNSTPFTAALEFSPKKEDYPYYMSKDQENFRGIHAIQLLKGKSGFTLDGLIALAHDPYLPAFEKLIPGLVQAYEASAVKNTKLAEPIAVLKQWDLKTSKEAIGMTLAHYYGTMYGQMGSAPRGLSDMERMNYFGTVSPSTERLQVFEAVIERLTADFGTWEMPWGEVNRYQRLNGAIEQAFNDSLPSIPIGFASGRWGALAAYGVNYTNNTKKIYGTRGNSFVAVVEFGAKVKAKSILAGGQSGDPKSPHFDDQIQKYADMQFKDVPFYKEDVLKRAKETYRPGERYAE, encoded by the coding sequence ATGCAAACACTTCTGAAATCTATCTTGATTACCTTTCTTTTGTTAACTTCTTGTAAAACAGAACCAGGGTCTGCCTTGGAAAGTGACAAATACAAAGCCTATACCGACCATGTTGAAATTATTAGAGATGATTTTGGTGTTCCCCATATTTATGGAAAAACGGATGCAGATGCTGTTTTTGGATTATTATACGCACAATGCGAAGACGATTTTAACCGAGTAGAACAGAATTATATCTGGGCAACAGGCAGGTTGGCAGAGGTTGAAGGTGAAGAAGCTTTATATAGTGATTTACGTGCAAAACTTTTTATGACCGAGGAAGAAGCTAAAGCGAATTACGAAAATAGCCCTGAATGGTTAAAAAAATTATGTGATGCTTTTGCAGATGGCATCAATTATTACTTAAAAACGCACCCTGAAGTACAACCTAAATTACTCACTCAATTTGAGCCTTGGATGCCCATGTATTTTAGTGAGGGCTCTATTGGTGGGGATATTGAACGTATTTCAACCAATAAACTCAAGGCTTTTTATGAAAACGGAATAGAGATACCAAAAGCCGAGATCCTTGCTATAGAAAAAGAAGCAGCAACATTAGAGCCACAAGGCTCTAATGGAATTGCTATTTCTGGAAAATTGACCGAATCTGGTAATCCACTCTTATTGATTAACCCACACACCTCGTTCTTTTTTAGACCCGAAGTACACGTGGTTAGTGAAGAAGGCTTAAATGCCTATGGCGCAGTAACTTGGGGACAATTTTTTGTTTATCAGGGCTTTAATGAAAAAACAGGATGGATGCATACGTCTACCTATACTGATGTTATGGACGAGTTTAAAGAAACCATCACACAACTTGAAGATAAAATTGTGTACCAATACGGAGAAGAATTACGACCTGTTACAGTGGGCGAAGTTGTTTTAAAATACAAAGAAGGCGATAGTATTAAAGAGAAAAAATTTCCAAGGTATAGCACCCACCACGGTCCAATTACCCATAGCGTTGATGGGCAATGGACAGCTTCTGCCATGATGTGGGAACCAGTAAAAGCTTTAGAACAATCATTTGTACGAACAAAACAGACCGGCTATAAAGGATTTAAGGAGATGATGGATATTCGTACCAATTCTTCAAATAACACGGTGTACGCCGACGCAGAAGGAAATATCGCTTATTTTCATGGAAATTTTGTTCCTAAACGCGATGTGAGTTTTGATTATTCAATGCCTGTGGATGGTAGTAACCCCAAGACCGATTGGCAAGGTTTACATACGGTGGATGAAAATATTTTACTGCTGAATCCTGAAAATGGATGGTTTCAAAATTGTAATTCTACACCTTTTACAGCGGCTTTAGAATTTAGTCCCAAAAAAGAAGACTATCCTTATTACATGTCGAAAGACCAGGAAAATTTTAGAGGTATTCATGCCATTCAATTATTAAAGGGCAAGTCTGGATTTACATTAGATGGTTTAATTGCACTAGCACATGACCCGTATTTGCCCGCTTTTGAAAAATTAATTCCAGGTTTAGTACAAGCCTATGAAGCTAGTGCGGTAAAAAATACGAAGCTTGCTGAGCCGATTGCGGTATTAAAACAATGGGATTTAAAAACATCAAAGGAAGCAATTGGTATGACTTTAGCCCACTATTACGGAACGATGTATGGGCAAATGGGCAGCGCACCCAGAGGGCTAAGTGATATGGAGCGTATGAACTATTTTGGCACGGTATCCCCAAGCACGGAACGTTTACAAGTTTTTGAGGCTGTCATTGAGAGGCTAACAGCTGATTTTGGCACTTGGGAAATGCCCTGGGGTGAGGTCAATAGGTACCAACGCTTAAATGGAGCAATTGAACAGGCTTTTAATGATAGTTTGCCAAGTATTCCTATTGGGTTTGCATCGGGTAGGTGGGGCGCATTAGCAGCCTATGGCGTTAATTATACTAACAACACCAAAAAAATATATGGAACAAGAGGTAATAGCTTTGTTGCGGTGGTAGAATTTGGAGCTAAAGTAAAAGCAAAAAGCATCCTAGCCGGAGGACAAAGTGGTGATCCAAAATCGCCACATTTTGATGATCAAATTCAGAAATATGCCGATATGCAGTTTAAAGACGTACCTTTTTATAAAGAAGATGTTTTAAAACGCGCTAAAGAAACTTATCGACCTGGGGAACGTTATGCGGAATAA
- a CDS encoding ABC transporter ATP-binding protein, protein MSEKKVTILTAFKTIIWPRRNLVFLGLVLIVISKAASFVAPLSLKYLMDDIIPNKDVDFLKLLVGAVAFAIFVQAITSFLLTKILSVQAQYLISELRAQVQKKVLSLPIRFFDNAKSGALVSRIMTDVEGVRNLIGTGLVQLVGGSITAVVSLILLLRISWTMTVFTLIPLAIFALIALKAFKFIRPIFRNRGKINAEVTGRLTETLGGVRVIKGFNAEAQENKIFEEGVERLFLNVKKSLTATAFMTSSATFLLGIATTGIMGIGGYKIMMDELTIGEFLTFTFLLGLMVAPIVQMSNIGSQLTEALAGLDRTEELMNMTPESDQENRTTVLENIKGSIVFNEVSFAYEEDKEVLHNINFEANSGDVIALVGSSGSGKSTIAGLAATFLNPLSGTIFIDGHDLSKVDLNSYRKNLGVVLQDEFLFEGSIRNNILFPRPNATEAEVQAAVKAAYVNEFTDRFENGLETLIGERGVKLSGGQRQRIAIARAILANPKILILDEATSNLDTESEALIQKSLATLTEGRTTFVIAHRLSTIRKANQILVIEDGRIAEQGTHDELIAKEGRYFNLFTYQARI, encoded by the coding sequence ATGTCGGAAAAAAAAGTTACCATTCTTACGGCCTTCAAAACCATCATTTGGCCTCGTAGGAACCTTGTTTTCTTAGGTCTTGTCTTGATTGTAATTAGCAAAGCAGCTAGTTTTGTCGCGCCTTTGTCTCTCAAATATTTAATGGACGATATTATCCCCAATAAGGATGTCGATTTTCTAAAACTATTAGTGGGTGCGGTTGCTTTTGCAATTTTCGTACAAGCGATTACTTCGTTTTTGCTAACAAAAATATTAAGTGTACAGGCTCAATATTTAATCTCTGAACTTAGAGCTCAGGTTCAAAAAAAGGTATTATCGCTGCCCATCCGCTTTTTTGACAATGCTAAATCTGGCGCTTTAGTTTCAAGAATCATGACCGATGTTGAGGGGGTTCGAAACCTTATAGGAACGGGTCTTGTACAATTGGTTGGGGGCTCTATTACGGCGGTAGTTTCTTTGATATTGCTGTTAAGAATTAGTTGGACCATGACGGTTTTTACACTCATTCCCTTAGCCATTTTTGCGCTTATTGCTTTAAAAGCTTTTAAATTTATTCGCCCTATTTTTAGAAATAGAGGTAAAATAAATGCCGAAGTAACCGGACGATTAACCGAAACATTAGGTGGGGTTCGGGTTATCAAAGGATTTAATGCTGAAGCGCAAGAAAACAAAATTTTCGAAGAAGGTGTAGAACGCCTATTCTTAAATGTAAAAAAGAGTTTAACAGCAACGGCTTTTATGACTAGTTCTGCTACTTTTTTATTAGGCATTGCCACCACTGGAATTATGGGGATTGGTGGTTATAAAATTATGATGGATGAGTTGACCATCGGAGAGTTTTTGACCTTTACCTTTCTTTTAGGATTGATGGTTGCCCCGATTGTACAAATGAGTAATATTGGGAGTCAATTAACCGAAGCTTTAGCCGGCTTAGATCGTACCGAAGAATTGATGAATATGACTCCTGAGTCTGACCAAGAAAATAGAACCACAGTTTTAGAGAATATCAAAGGATCTATTGTTTTTAATGAGGTGTCTTTTGCCTATGAAGAAGATAAAGAAGTACTCCACAACATTAATTTTGAGGCTAATTCGGGCGATGTTATCGCTTTGGTAGGGAGTTCTGGCTCTGGAAAATCGACTATTGCTGGTTTAGCAGCTACTTTTTTGAATCCTCTTTCAGGTACTATTTTTATTGATGGTCATGATTTATCTAAAGTAGACTTGAATAGCTACCGAAAAAATTTAGGGGTAGTTTTACAAGATGAATTTCTATTTGAAGGCTCGATTAGAAATAATATTTTATTCCCTAGACCAAATGCCACCGAAGCTGAAGTACAAGCTGCAGTAAAAGCGGCATATGTAAATGAATTTACTGATAGGTTCGAAAACGGTTTAGAAACGCTTATCGGCGAACGAGGCGTGAAACTATCGGGAGGGCAACGCCAGAGAATAGCCATTGCTAGAGCTATTTTAGCCAATCCAAAAATATTAATTTTAGATGAAGCAACATCCAATTTAGATACCGAAAGTGAGGCGTTAATACAAAAAAGTTTGGCCACTTTAACCGAAGGTAGAACCACTTTTGTTATCGCCCACCGTTTAAGCACCATTAGAAAAGCGAATCAGATTTTAGTGATTGAAGATGGTCGTATCGCTGAGCAAGGAACGCATGACGAATTGATTGCCAAAGAAGGACGCTATTTTAACTTGTTTACCTACCAAGCTAGAATTTAG
- a CDS encoding 2Fe-2S iron-sulfur cluster-binding protein has protein sequence MDIKIKITDREGVTHEVDAPTDMNMNIMELVRAYELAPEGTIGVCGGMAMCASCQCYVLNDVALPEKSDDEDAMLSEAFYVKDNSRLGCQIHLTEDIEGLEIELAPES, from the coding sequence ATGGATATAAAAATAAAAATCACCGACCGGGAAGGTGTAACTCACGAAGTTGATGCTCCAACCGATATGAATATGAATATCATGGAACTGGTGCGTGCCTACGAACTGGCCCCAGAAGGTACTATCGGTGTTTGTGGTGGTATGGCCATGTGTGCTTCTTGCCAATGTTATGTACTAAATGATGTAGCCCTTCCTGAAAAATCCGATGATGAAGATGCTATGTTATCCGAAGCATTCTACGTCAAAGACAATAGCCGATTAGGCTGTCAAATTCACCTCACCGAAGACATTGAAGGCTTGGAAATTGAGTTGGCTCCGGAATCATAA
- a CDS encoding four helix bundle protein, producing MAIKKFEDILVWQRAQALAVEIYENFGSLRDYGFREQITRASVSISNNIAEGFERSSNSDFVRFLYFASASNSEVRSMLYLSVKLNFISKEKASDLIDKTNEISKVLFGFIKSISKKE from the coding sequence ATGGCAATTAAAAAATTTGAGGATATTTTAGTTTGGCAAAGAGCACAAGCACTTGCCGTAGAGATATATGAAAATTTTGGAAGTCTCAGAGATTACGGATTTCGTGAGCAAATCACAAGGGCATCGGTTTCTATTTCTAACAATATTGCGGAGGGCTTTGAAAGGAGTTCTAATTCTGATTTTGTTCGATTTTTATATTTTGCTTCAGCATCAAACAGTGAAGTTCGTTCCATGTTATATTTATCTGTAAAACTTAACTTTATCTCTAAGGAAAAAGCTTCAGATTTAATTGATAAAACTAATGAAATCTCAAAAGTGTTATTTGGTTTTATTAAATCGATTAGTAAAAAAGAATAG
- a CDS encoding NAD(P)/FAD-dependent oxidoreductase — translation MIKTDILIIGAGPTGLFAVFEAGLLQLKCHLIDALPQAGGQCSELYPKKPIYDIPGFPEVLAGDLVDNLMEQIKPFQPGFTLGERAETIETLEDGSFIVTTNKGTKHNAPVVAIAGGLGSFEPRKPLLENIESFEDKGINYFVKDPEMYRNKKVVIAGGGDSALDWSIFLSDVASEVSLVHRRNEFRGALDSVEKVQKLKNEGKINLITPAEIVAVNGNGALKSVTITKHTDAAQNIDLEVDNFIPLFGLSPKLGPIGDWGLEIEKNAIKVNTFDYQTNIPGIYAIGDVNTYPGKLKLILCGFHEATLMCQSAYQRIFPDKKYVLKYTTVGGINGFDGSKKEAPKAVVKSIN, via the coding sequence ATGATTAAAACAGACATACTTATCATTGGCGCAGGACCTACGGGTCTTTTTGCTGTTTTCGAAGCAGGTTTACTACAGTTAAAATGCCATTTAATTGATGCATTGCCGCAAGCTGGCGGACAGTGTTCTGAATTGTATCCAAAAAAACCCATATACGATATCCCAGGATTTCCTGAAGTTTTAGCGGGCGATTTGGTGGATAACCTCATGGAACAAATAAAGCCTTTTCAACCCGGTTTCACTTTAGGGGAGCGCGCAGAAACAATTGAAACTTTGGAAGATGGGTCATTTATCGTTACGACCAATAAAGGTACGAAACATAACGCTCCAGTAGTCGCTATTGCTGGCGGTTTAGGAAGTTTTGAACCTAGAAAACCACTCTTAGAGAATATCGAAAGTTTTGAAGATAAAGGGATCAATTACTTTGTAAAAGACCCTGAAATGTATCGCAATAAAAAAGTGGTTATTGCTGGTGGTGGCGATTCTGCTTTAGATTGGAGTATTTTTTTATCAGATGTAGCATCAGAAGTGTCTTTAGTACACCGAAGAAATGAATTTAGAGGTGCATTAGATTCTGTTGAAAAAGTACAAAAATTAAAGAACGAGGGTAAAATTAATCTCATTACTCCTGCGGAAATTGTAGCTGTGAACGGTAATGGTGCTTTAAAGTCAGTCACGATTACCAAACATACAGATGCAGCCCAAAATATCGATTTAGAAGTCGATAATTTTATTCCCCTTTTTGGTTTATCTCCTAAATTAGGACCCATAGGCGATTGGGGCTTAGAGATTGAAAAAAATGCGATTAAAGTAAACACCTTTGATTATCAAACCAATATCCCAGGAATATATGCTATTGGAGATGTAAATACATACCCAGGAAAATTGAAACTTATTTTATGTGGCTTTCATGAAGCTACGCTAATGTGTCAAAGTGCTTATCAACGGATTTTTCCAGATAAAAAATACGTATTAAAATACACTACCGTTGGCGGAATTAATGGTTTTGATGGTAGTAAAAAAGAAGCGCCAAAAGCTGTTGTGAAATCAATAAATTAG
- a CDS encoding NifU family protein: protein MNTEELRLNIEKALDEIRPFLQSDGGDISLISIDNDSSVKVRLEGACVGCSVNQMTLKSGVEMTIKKYAPQIQEVINISGL from the coding sequence ATGAACACAGAAGAATTAAGATTAAATATCGAAAAAGCCCTAGACGAAATTCGTCCGTTTTTACAAAGTGATGGGGGTGATATTTCGTTGATTTCTATAGATAACGATTCTTCGGTAAAAGTACGGTTAGAGGGGGCTTGCGTAGGGTGTTCCGTAAATCAGATGACCCTAAAAAGTGGAGTAGAAATGACGATTAAAAAATACGCTCCCCAAATACAAGAAGTCATCAATATTTCGGGACTATAA